The Alphaproteobacteria bacterium genome includes the window CGCTGGAAGGGAAAGATGGCATTCTATCGGTTTCCTTCGCCCACGGCTTTCCCTGGGGCGACGTCGAGCACGTCACCTCGACCATGCTGGTGATCAGCGACGGCGACCAGGCCAAGGCCGAGGCCCTGGCCGAGGAACTGGGCCGCGAGGTCTTCGCCATGCGCCATCAGACCCATCCCCGATTGTCGAGCATGGCCGAGGCTTTCGATGCCGCCGTGGCGGCCAACCACTTCCCGGTGGTGCTGGCCGACGTGGCCGACAACGCCGGCGGCGGAGCACCCTCGGATTCCACCTTCGTGCTGCGCGAGGTCCTCGACCGCGGCCTCGACAATGTCGCCACCGGGCTTTACTGGGACCCGGTGACGGTGCGCTTTTGCAAGGAAGGCGGTGTCGGTGCCACCCTTGACCTGCGCATCGCCGGCAAGTGCGGCACCATGTCGGGCGATCCACTCGATTTACGTGTCACCGTCATGGGCATCATCGAAGGCGCCAACCAGAGCTTCGGCACCGCCACGGCCGAGATGGGCGACGCCGTCTGGCTGCGCTGTGAGCCCGAGATCGACCTCATCGTCACCAGCGTACGCACCCAGACCTTCCATCCCAACGCCTTCACCCAGTTCGGCCTCGATCTTGCGGCCAAGAAGATCGTCGTGGTGAAATCGTCGCAGCACTTCTATGCCGGCTTCGAACCCATCGCCGCCGAGGTCCACTACATTGGCGGTGAGGGCGCGCTCAATACCGATTTTGCTGCTATTCCCTACACCAAGCTCAAGACCCCGTTTTGGCCCAAGGTCGAGGATCCGTACACGGGGTAGGGCAGGCGCCGCCTTTTTTTGGTTTGTCATTCCCACGAAAGCGGGAACCCAGGTTTTGTGCCGTGTTTTGGTAGAAGCAAAAAAGTCCCCTGTTAAGAAGCCGTTTTGAGCATT containing:
- a CDS encoding M81 family metallopeptidase — protein: MKVFIACLGTESNTFSPFPTGRETYAETMLFHGDATRQEGFIFSEPLRTWRRLAEAGGARVVESIAAFAQPAGPTVQALYEEFRDELLGDLEAAMPVDMVLISMHGAMVADDCDDCEGDILTRARAIVGAGAALGCELDLHCSITPEMLAAADAIVTFKEYPHIDFNERADELYQVLLGKVEGRTQPTTGTWDVRMISTWRTPVEPMKSFVSRMQSLEGKDGILSVSFAHGFPWGDVEHVTSTMLVISDGDQAKAEALAEELGREVFAMRHQTHPRLSSMAEAFDAAVAANHFPVVLADVADNAGGGAPSDSTFVLREVLDRGLDNVATGLYWDPVTVRFCKEGGVGATLDLRIAGKCGTMSGDPLDLRVTVMGIIEGANQSFGTATAEMGDAVWLRCEPEIDLIVTSVRTQTFHPNAFTQFGLDLAAKKIVVVKSSQHFYAGFEPIAAEVHYIGGEGALNTDFAAIPYTKLKTPFWPKVEDPYTG